The proteins below are encoded in one region of Telopea speciosissima isolate NSW1024214 ecotype Mountain lineage chromosome 10, Tspe_v1, whole genome shotgun sequence:
- the LOC122641428 gene encoding IQ domain-containing protein IQM2-like: MGISFSCPFSDSDDLNDGFEAMIVRSISFDGDNVSTTLRSVSFNGRNSEPTILKSLRSGKMLLEGSVSFKMPKMKTMISLNPPSLDKETMMSLKPSTLDKESMILIKDENEVILRSSSFKSREIANPFPATNIEKIPNTPTLDSGSPKHEAALKLQKVYKSFRTRRKLADCAVLVERQWWELLDFAELKRTSISFFDIDRQETAISRWSRARTRVAKVGKGLSKDVKARKLALQHWLEAIDPRHRYGHNLHFYYVKWLNCESRQPFFYWLDIGEGKEVNLVDRCPRSKLQQQCIKYLGPTERNAYEVVVEDGKFFYKQTEKLLDTTEGPKDAKWIFVLSTSKTLYVGQKTKGRFQHSSFLAGGATSAAGRLVVDNGVLKAVWPHSGHYRPTEENFEEFVAFLEEHKVDLSNVKKSPDEEESLSKHNSVVLRSNTSEEDLTQKATYLETEDIMDEDLEQEKTDPMEQDTTSEAESKRSLCLHRKLTNLEIPRRDDLLERPECSNPCAVTSENNLSAESPLGGYETAKILGTEQDYMVPKQNLDHEENEEEIVSKESILRRINSHKGMKSYQLGKQLSCKWTTGAGPRIGCVRDYPSELQFRVLEQVNLSPRSVGANSSPRNSTGLSPKVSTPSILRREKTATTRSDLR; this comes from the exons ATGGGGATATCTTTTTCCTGCCCTTTTTCTGATTCTGATGATTTGAACGATGGATTCGAAGCTATGATTGTGAGATCCATCAGTTTCGACGGTGACAACGTTAGCACAACACTAAGATCAGTCAGTTTCAATGGTCGAAATTCAGAACCCACAATACTGAAATCCCTGCGCTCTGGAAAAATGCTTTTAGAAGGATCGGTTAGCtttaaaatgccaaaaatgaaaaCCATGATCTCACTAAACCCGCCTTCGTTAGATAAGGAAACCATGATGTCACTAAAGCCATCTACCTTAGATAAGGAATCCATGATCCTAATAAAAGACGAGAATGAAGTGATTCTTAGATCCAGCAGCTTTAAGAGCAGAGAGATCGCCAACCCATTTCCAGCAACAAATATTGAGAAGATCCCCAACACACCCACGTTGGATTCAGGCAGCCCCAAGCATGAAGCAGCACTGAAGTTGCAGAAAGTATACAaaagcttcagaaccagaagaAAGCTCGCAGACTGCGCGGTTCTTGTGGAGCGACAATGGTGGGAGTTGTTAGACTTTGCCGAGCTCAAGCGAACTTCTATTTCATTCTTCGACATTGACAGACAGGAGACTGCAATTTCACGATGGTCAAGAGCGAGAACCCGAGTTGCCAAG GTGGGGAAAGGTTTATCCAAGGATGTTAAGGCTCGGAAACTTGCTTTACAGCATTGGCTTGAGGCA ATTGATCCAAGGCATCGTTATGGACATAATCTTCACTTCTATTATGTTAAATGGCTCAACTGTGAGAGTAGACAacccttcttctactg GCTTGATATAGGGGAAGGGAAGGAGGTCAATCTTGTGGACAGATGCCCTCGATCAAAGCTTCAACAACAGTGCATCAAGTATCTCGGTCCG ACAGAAAGAAATGCTTATGAAGTTGTGGTGGAGGATGGAAAATTTTTCTACAAACAGACTGAGAAGCTCCTTGACACTACTGAAGGACCTAAGGATGCTAAATGGATCTTTGTCCTCAGCACATCAAAGACCTTGTATGTCGGCCAGAAGACAAAAGGCCGGTTTCAACATTCAAGTTTCTTGGCTGGAGGAGCCACTTCTGCAGCAGGAAGATTGGTTGTAGATAATGGTGTACTAAAG GCTGTGTGGCCTCACAGTGGGCATTATAGAccaacagaagaaaattttgaggaaTTTGTGGCATTCCTTGAGGAGCATAAAGTGGATCTCTCCAACGTGAAG AAAAGTCCTGATGAAGAAGAATCTTTGAGCAAACATAATAGTGTAGTTCTTAGAAGCAATACATCCGAGGAGGACTTGACCCAAAAGGCGACTTACTTGGAGACAGAAGACATAATGGATGAAGATTTGGAACAAGAGAAAACTGATCCAATGGAACAAGATACAACAAGTGAAGCAGAGTCAAAGAGGTCTCTTTGCTTGCATAGAAAATTGACTAACCTTGAAATACCAAGAAGGGATGATCTATTGGAGAGACCAGAGTGCAGCAATCCATGTGCAGTCACAAGTGAGAACAATTTATCGGCCGAGTCTCCATTGGGTGGTTATGAAACAGCAAAAATATTAGGAACAGAACAAGATTACATGGTTCCTAAGCAGAACTTAGAtcatgaagaaaatgaagaagaaatagttTCCAAGGAATCAATCCTCCGGAGGATAAATTCACATAAAGGAATGAAATCTTATCAATTGGGAAAGCAGTTATCTTGCAAATGGACAACAGGAGCTGGTCCCCGTATTGGCTGTGTGAGGGACTACCCCTCAGAGCTTCAATTCCGTGTTTTGGAGCAAGTAAACTTGTCTCCAAGAAGTGTTGGAGCTAACTCCTCTCCTAGGAATTCAACAGGCTTGAGCCCGAAGGTGTCAACACCAAGCATATTGCGGAGAGAAAAAACAGCAACCACGAGATCTGATCTCAGATGA